The genomic DNA CACTCGCTTCCCCCAGTGTAAAAAACGAAAAAGAAATTAGAATTGTAAACCATATTAAATGCATGATGCTTTATTCCTGCTGAATCGCACATGTTGTGACACTAATCAGGGATCAAAATTATCCAGCTTATGGACAAACCCTTTCAATGAGCATGATCTTTTCAGCCCCCGTTCGTCAACCAAATGACAGCCGGGAACGGCAGTTATGAGACCGACTGGGAAAATCTGAACGGGACAGGATTTGTTTTTGAGAATCTTTTCCAACTCTGCCGGTGGCATTGTCCAGAGCAATTCGAAATCTTCACCATCACTCAAGGCGTGATCGAGTGGCGGAGTCTCATCGACAAACTGTCCAACATCCTCGGAGATGGGGATTTTTTCAGTAAATATCTCTGCGCCAACTTTGCTCTCATTCAAGATGTGGCCCAGATCGGAAATCAGGCCATCACTAATATCAATCATCGAAGTGACTTTGGCATTTTTACTGAGCCAGAGTGCTTCGGCAATTCGTGGAGTGAATGTAAATTGCCTGCCAAAAATACTTCCGCCTAGTGGACCACTGACACAGATTTGATCTCCCAGCTGGGCTCCTTTACGTCGAATTGCTTTCCCCTGTTCGGTTTCACCGTAAATTGAAATATTTATCGCCAGCGAATGCGACCAGGTATTTGTATCGCCACCAGCGATGGGAATCTGGAATTCATTGGCTGCGTGAACCAGTTCCTGAAATAATTGTCTCGCCTGCTGCGGTTTCCAATTTCTGGGAAAGACGACACTGACAAAAGCAGCCGTGGGTCTTCCCGCCATCGCAGCAATATCGGAAAGATTGACGGCCAGAGATTTGCGGGCAATTGATTTTATAGAGTCGATTTCCGTGCAAAAATGGACACCGTCGAGCAAAAGATCGGTTGTGATCAGGGTTTCATAACCGGTTCGCTGAGATATAATCGCACAATCATCTCCAATTCCAAGATTGACTCTGCTATCATCACCCTGTAATGATTTAAGTTCCTCGATCAGTTCAAACTCGACCACAAAAGTCATCCTCTTTCGCGGGCCTGTGCAAGCAAATCTCACAGAACCTTCATAATTAATGACACCACTATGCAATTAAAATTGATACATCAGCTGTTTATTGTCTCACAGCGGAATTTACTCCTCAGGATACGATTCTCTCCGTCTGAGATTGCCACCGCAACCCTGGCCTTGCTCTTCATACTGACTGCAAGCCAGGCCAAGGCCCAGTTCGGCCCCTCTCCGGTTGTCGTTTCGCCTGTAGTCAAAGAGCAGGTGTCTGTTGGTCAGAATTTTGTGGGCACGGTTCGTCCAATTAAAACTGCAGCAGTCGGAAGTGCAGTGAATGGTCGAGTTTCTGAGTTTCCTATTAATGAAGGGGATTATATCGAGGCGGGCTCTCCACTGGCTCAATTATTAACGGAAACGATCAGGTTGGAGCATGAAGCCGCTGTTCACGAACAGGATTTGCGAGAACAGG from Rubinisphaera italica includes the following:
- a CDS encoding thiamine-phosphate kinase, producing MVEFELIEELKSLQGDDSRVNLGIGDDCAIISQRTGYETLITTDLLLDGVHFCTEIDSIKSIARKSLAVNLSDIAAMAGRPTAAFVSVVFPRNWKPQQARQLFQELVHAANEFQIPIAGGDTNTWSHSLAINISIYGETEQGKAIRRKGAQLGDQICVSGPLGGSIFGRQFTFTPRIAEALWLSKNAKVTSMIDISDGLISDLGHILNESKVGAEIFTEKIPISEDVGQFVDETPPLDHALSDGEDFELLWTMPPAELEKILKNKSCPVQIFPVGLITAVPGCHLVDERGLKRSCSLKGFVHKLDNFDP